A stretch of the Drosophila yakuba strain Tai18E2 unplaced genomic scaffold, Prin_Dyak_Tai18E2_2.1 Segkk2_quiver_pilon_scaf, whole genome shotgun sequence genome encodes the following:
- the LOC122319638 gene encoding bromodomain-containing protein DDB_G0280777-like: protein MDSGNGSNHPTPPPLTPTVRIDRPDEALELANTLLVWDEIKNNLIRLYSSKKSEANLLSELSTFSDNQTLGQLFFGISKVRSQLFSILKNSEHNNTVIDAKKVVYNEVCLNAFITGLREPLKTFVRLKSPSTLKQAYKQCQIEQTLYRAQNNRSNRTEQRSNESDGRNLRNNNDNNNCNGRNDRSDHRGPYSNSNQNRSSNSGNLGTSRVV from the coding sequence ATGGACTCAGGTAATGGTTCTAATCATCCCACTCCACCTCCCTTAACACCCACTGTCAGAATCGATAGACCCGACGAAGCCCTAGAGCTCGCAAATACCCTCTTGGTTTGGGACGAGATAAAAAACAACCTCATCCGTCTCTATTCGAGCAAGAAAAGCGAGGCCAACCTGCTAAGTGAGCTTAGCACATTTTCTGACAACCAGACTTTGGGCCAACTGTTCTTTGGAATATCAAAAGTGAGAAGCCAACTCTTCTCCATACTCAAGAACAGCGAGCACAACAACACCGTTATAGACGCCAAGAAAGTTGTCTATAACGAAGTGTGTCTCAACGCTTTTATCACAGGTTTGCGAGAACCTCTCAAGACGTTCGTCAGGCTTAAGTCCCCTTCTACTCTCAAACAGGCATACAAGCAATGTCAAATAGAGCAGACCTTGTATAGGGCACAAAACAATCGGTCCAATAGAACAGAACAGAGATCCAATGAATCGGACGGTAGAAATTTACGAAATAATAACGACAATAATAACTGCAATGGACGAAACGACCGAAGCGACCATAGAGGACCATATTCTAATTCTAATCAGAACAGATCATCTAACTCGGGTAActtgggtacatccagagttgtgtag